In Oncorhynchus mykiss isolate Arlee chromosome 1, USDA_OmykA_1.1, whole genome shotgun sequence, the following proteins share a genomic window:
- the LOC118964935 gene encoding latent-transforming growth factor beta-binding protein 4-like has product MCLNTPSSVLCKQDCEHSPSSVLCKQDCEHSPSSVLCKQDCEHSPSSVLCKQDCEHSPSSVLCKQDCEHSPSSVLCKQDCEHTPSSVLCKQDCEHSPSSVLCKQDCEHSPSSVLCKQDCEHSPSSVLCKQDCEHSPSSVLCKQDCEHSPSSVLCKQDCEHSPSSVLCKQDCEHSPSSVLCKQDCEHSPSSVLCKQDCEHSPSSVLCKQDCEHSPSSVLCKQDCEHSPSSVLCKQDCEHSPSSVLCKQDCGMCLNTLPPLCSVNGTVTCA; this is encoded by the coding sequence ATGTGTCTGAACACTCCCTCCTCTGTGCTCTGTAAACAGGACTGTGaacactctccctcctctgtgcTCTGTAAACAGGACTGTGaacactctccctcctctgtgcTCTGTAAACAGGACTGTGaacactctccctcctctgtaCTCTGTAAACAGGACTGTGaacactctccctcctctgtaCTCTGTAAACAGGACTGTGaacactctccctcctctgtgcTCTGTAAACAGGACTGTGAACACACTCCCTCCTCTGTGCTCTGTAAACAGGACTGTGaacactctccctcctctgtgcTCTGTAAACAGGACTGTGaacactctccctcctctgtaCTCTGTAAACAGGACTGTGaacactctccctcctctgtgcTCTGTAAACAGGACTGTGaacactctccctcctctgtgcTCTGTAAACAGGACTGTGaacactctccctcctctgtgcTCTGTAAACAGGACTGTGaacactctccctcctctgtgcTCTGTAAACAGGACTGTGaacactctccctcctctgtgcTCTGTAAACAGGACTGTGaacactctccctcctctgtgcTCTGTAAACAGGACTGTGaacactctccctcctctgtgcTCTGTAAACAGGACTGTGaacactctccctcctctgtgcTCTGTAAACAGGACTGTGaacactctccctcctctgtgcTCTGTAAACAGGACTGTGaacactctccctcctctgtgcTCTGTAAACAGGACTGTGGCATGTGTCTGAACACTCTCCCTCCGCTGTGCTCTGTAAACGGGACTGTGACATGTGCCTGA